In a genomic window of Streptococcus oralis:
- the deoD gene encoding purine-nucleoside phosphorylase — MSIHIAAQQGEIADKILLPGDPLRAKFIAETFLEDAVCFNEVRNMFGYTGTYKGHRVSVMGTGMGMPSISIYARELIVDYGVKKLIRVGTAGSLNEDVHVRELVLAQAAATNSNIIRNDWPQYDFPQIASFDLLDKAYHIAKELGMTTHVGNVLSSDVFYSNYFEKNIELGKWGVKAVEMEAAALYYLAAQHHVDALAIMTISDSLVNPDEDTTAEERQNTFTDMMKVGLETLIAE, encoded by the coding sequence ATGTCTATCCATATTGCTGCTCAGCAAGGTGAAATTGCTGATAAAATTCTTCTTCCGGGGGATCCTCTTCGTGCGAAATTTATTGCGGAGACCTTCCTTGAAGATGCTGTTTGTTTTAACGAAGTGCGGAACATGTTTGGCTACACTGGTACTTACAAGGGCCACCGTGTATCTGTCATGGGAACTGGGATGGGGATGCCTTCCATTTCGATCTACGCGCGTGAGTTGATTGTGGACTACGGTGTAAAGAAATTGATCCGCGTGGGAACTGCTGGTTCTTTGAATGAAGATGTCCACGTCCGTGAATTGGTTTTGGCGCAAGCAGCTGCAACCAACTCAAACATCATCCGCAACGACTGGCCACAGTATGATTTTCCACAAATCGCTAGTTTTGATTTGCTAGACAAGGCCTACCATATCGCCAAAGAACTTGGTATGACCACCCACGTTGGGAACGTTTTGTCATCAGATGTCTTTTATTCAAACTACTTTGAAAAGAACATCGAACTTGGTAAATGGGGAGTTAAAGCTGTCGAAATGGAAGCAGCAGCCCTTTACTATCTTGCTGCCCAACACCACGTTGATGCCCTTGCTATCATGACCATTTCTGATAGCTTGGTCAATCCAGATGAAGACACCACTGCAGAAGAACGCCAAAACACCTTCACTGATATGATGAAAGTCGGCTTGGAAACCTTGATTGCAGAGTGA
- a CDS encoding type 1 glutamine amidotransferase gives MRVHFILHETFEVPGAYLKWAIERGHQITSTKVYEKEPLPETIDGIDFLIVMGGPQSPDEDRENFPYYNPKAELAFMKEAIATDIYIVGVCLGAQLLSVAYGAKYEHSPEREIGVYPVTLTMQGLTDPHVSLFGKNIETGHWHGDMPGLTDEAVVLATSQGCPRQIIRFSPKHYAFQAHLEFDPDAVELLIAADGEEKLREQSEKLPFVQTPEELRGNDYSEMNAKLYAFLDSLIN, from the coding sequence ATGAGAGTTCACTTTATTTTACATGAGACATTTGAGGTTCCAGGAGCATATCTAAAATGGGCTATAGAACGAGGTCATCAAATTACATCAACAAAGGTTTATGAAAAAGAACCTCTTCCTGAAACAATTGACGGGATTGATTTTCTGATTGTTATGGGTGGTCCTCAATCACCTGATGAGGATAGAGAAAACTTCCCATACTATAATCCAAAGGCTGAGCTTGCTTTTATGAAAGAAGCGATTGCTACAGATATTTATATTGTTGGTGTCTGTCTTGGTGCGCAACTCCTATCTGTTGCCTATGGTGCGAAGTATGAACATAGTCCAGAGCGCGAGATCGGCGTTTATCCTGTGACATTGACGATGCAAGGTCTAACAGATCCTCATGTCAGCTTGTTCGGAAAAAACATAGAAACCGGCCACTGGCACGGTGATATGCCAGGGCTGACAGATGAAGCTGTCGTCTTGGCGACCAGTCAAGGTTGTCCACGCCAAATTATTCGCTTCAGTCCAAAACATTATGCCTTTCAGGCTCATTTGGAATTTGATCCAGACGCAGTAGAATTATTGATTGCTGCGGATGGTGAGGAGAAATTAAGAGAGCAAAGTGAAAAGTTGCCTTTTGTTCAAACACCAGAAGAATTACGTGGAAACGATTATTCTGAAATGAATGCAAAACTGTATGCATTTTTAGATTCATTGATAAACTAG